Proteins encoded together in one Microbacterium oxydans window:
- a CDS encoding HAAS signaling domain-containing protein: protein MTQITADTLREEYLARLDEAMRGLPHGVASDIRGGIVEELDGLDADATAARIAQLGDPVAIAREAQDEVPSLPPVVVAAPMTASSAPRPATTSTRGFAIAAALTLSFGGIVLPIVGWFVGAVLVSLSSLWKTWEKVVAIVVPFVVGTLSLLLLMTMAGFAAWESTGRSSGTGTPPAANPLVPAWYDVIWIGAMGLGLLLIPASGLWLLWRLRGRSAR, encoded by the coding sequence ATGACACAGATCACCGCAGACACCCTGCGCGAGGAGTACCTCGCGCGCCTCGACGAGGCCATGCGCGGGCTGCCGCACGGTGTCGCCTCCGACATCCGCGGGGGCATCGTGGAGGAGCTCGACGGGCTCGACGCCGACGCGACCGCCGCGCGCATCGCCCAGCTGGGGGATCCGGTGGCCATCGCCCGCGAGGCGCAGGACGAGGTGCCGTCCCTGCCTCCGGTCGTGGTCGCGGCGCCCATGACGGCCTCGTCCGCGCCGCGTCCGGCGACGACCTCGACGCGCGGATTCGCGATCGCCGCGGCCCTGACCCTCAGCTTCGGCGGGATCGTGCTCCCGATCGTCGGGTGGTTCGTGGGCGCCGTGCTGGTCAGCCTGAGCTCGCTCTGGAAGACCTGGGAGAAGGTCGTCGCGATCGTCGTGCCGTTCGTGGTGGGCACGCTGTCGCTGCTCCTGCTCATGACGATGGCCGGCTTCGCCGCGTGGGAGTCGACCGGCAGGTCCTCGGGGACGGGCACCCCGCCGGCCGCGAACCCGCTCGTGCCTGCGTGGTACGACGTCATCTGGATCGGGGCGATGGGGCTCGGGCTCCTCCTCATCCCGGCATCCGGTCTGTGGTTGCTCTGGCGGCTCCGGGGTCGCTCCGCCCGCTGA
- a CDS encoding PadR family transcriptional regulator, whose product MTADIGAQMRKGVVEYCVLGLLSREPMYGWQLADALSGAGLIASIGTLYPLLGRLRDNGWVSTFDLPSESGPVRKYYRLTEAGIEQLERFRAQWTPFARVVTGIVGEGRP is encoded by the coding sequence ATGACAGCTGACATCGGCGCCCAGATGCGCAAGGGAGTGGTCGAGTACTGCGTGCTCGGTCTCCTCTCGCGCGAGCCGATGTACGGCTGGCAGCTCGCGGACGCGCTCAGCGGCGCCGGGCTGATCGCGAGCATCGGCACGCTCTACCCGCTGCTGGGAAGGCTGCGGGACAACGGCTGGGTCAGCACGTTCGACCTGCCGTCCGAGAGCGGGCCCGTGCGCAAGTATTACCGGCTCACGGAAGCCGGGATCGAGCAGCTCGAGCGCTTCCGCGCGCAGTGGACACCGTTCGCCCGTGTCGTCACGGGCATCGTCGGAGAGGGACGACCATGA
- a CDS encoding chitosanase, whose protein sequence is MTPHPSASAAPPRRRGLIALVVVLAVVVLAAGGVAVWATARGAAAAAVTLRDPVKREIAMELVASAENSTLAWYDRYDYIEDIGDERGYTGGLVGFTSGTHDMLMLVERYTEKAPDNRLAEFLPALRAVDGTDSHEGLGEAFEEAWRAEAAQPAFQQAQRDEVDRLYFEPAVGQALSDGLGVLGQFIYFDAMVMHGDSGFASIRDAALRAQATPADGGDQVAYLHAFLDARADEMRAEAAHEDTSRIDTAQRTFLDAGNLSLDPPLRWSVYGDPYEIESAPPSRW, encoded by the coding sequence ATGACCCCGCATCCGTCCGCCTCCGCAGCTCCTCCCCGCCGACGTGGCCTGATCGCGCTGGTCGTGGTCCTGGCGGTCGTCGTCCTCGCCGCCGGGGGAGTCGCCGTGTGGGCGACGGCCCGCGGTGCCGCGGCCGCCGCCGTCACGCTGCGGGATCCCGTCAAGCGCGAGATCGCGATGGAGCTCGTCGCCTCGGCGGAGAACTCCACACTCGCCTGGTACGACCGCTACGACTACATCGAGGACATCGGCGACGAGCGGGGCTACACCGGCGGACTGGTGGGCTTCACCTCCGGCACGCACGACATGCTCATGCTCGTCGAGCGCTACACGGAGAAGGCGCCGGACAACCGACTCGCGGAGTTCCTGCCCGCGCTCCGGGCGGTGGACGGCACCGACTCGCACGAGGGTCTCGGCGAGGCGTTCGAGGAGGCATGGCGTGCAGAGGCCGCTCAGCCAGCATTCCAGCAGGCGCAGCGCGACGAGGTGGATCGGCTGTACTTCGAGCCCGCGGTCGGACAGGCGCTCTCCGACGGGCTCGGCGTGCTCGGACAGTTCATCTACTTCGATGCGATGGTGATGCACGGCGATTCCGGCTTCGCATCGATCCGCGACGCGGCCCTGCGCGCGCAGGCGACCCCGGCGGACGGCGGCGACCAGGTCGCCTATCTCCACGCCTTCCTCGACGCGCGCGCCGACGAGATGCGCGCCGAGGCGGCGCACGAGGACACCAGCCGGATCGACACCGCGCAGCGGACGTTCCTCGACGCCGGCAACCTCTCGCTCGATCCGCCGTTGCGCTGGTCGGTGTACGGCGACCCCTACGAGATCGAGAGCGCCCCGCCGTCCCGGTGGTGA
- a CDS encoding sugar ABC transporter permease codes for MSTAGPATTRSAATPADIDLQRLAPRRRSFGAWFADTGWRHVVAIVVSAFALFPLLYVVSASLNPKGTLTGSNQLFSAIGIDSYVRILSDPQNPYGTWFLNTLLIAVVTGAVTVFIGACAAYAFSRMRFAGRRVGLVTIVVVQMFPQLLAVVAIFLLMSTLGDWFPAIGLNTHTGLILVYLGGALGVNTYLMYGFFNTIPKEIDEAARIDGAGHARIFFTIILRLVAPILAVVGLLSFIGTVNEYVIASVMLVDVDQQTLVVGLTKLVANPRYADWSAFSAGAVMAAIPVMILFLFLQKYIVGGLTAGATKG; via the coding sequence ATGAGCACCGCCGGCCCCGCCACCACCCGCTCCGCCGCCACTCCCGCCGACATCGACCTGCAGCGCCTCGCTCCGCGTCGCCGCAGCTTCGGCGCCTGGTTCGCCGACACCGGATGGCGACACGTCGTCGCGATCGTCGTGAGCGCCTTCGCCCTGTTCCCCCTGCTGTACGTGGTTTCGGCGTCGCTGAATCCGAAGGGGACGCTGACCGGCTCGAACCAGCTGTTCTCCGCGATCGGCATCGACAGCTACGTGCGCATCCTGAGCGACCCGCAGAACCCCTACGGGACCTGGTTCCTCAACACCCTGCTGATCGCCGTGGTCACCGGAGCCGTCACGGTCTTCATCGGCGCCTGTGCGGCATATGCCTTCTCGCGCATGCGGTTCGCCGGGCGTCGCGTCGGACTGGTGACGATCGTGGTGGTGCAGATGTTCCCGCAGCTGCTCGCCGTGGTCGCGATCTTCCTGCTCATGTCGACGCTGGGGGACTGGTTCCCCGCCATCGGACTGAACACGCACACGGGTCTGATCCTGGTGTACCTCGGCGGCGCGCTCGGCGTGAACACCTACCTGATGTACGGGTTCTTCAACACGATCCCGAAGGAGATCGACGAGGCCGCCCGCATCGACGGCGCCGGCCATGCGCGGATCTTCTTCACGATCATCCTGCGTCTGGTCGCACCGATCCTCGCGGTGGTCGGGCTCCTGTCCTTCATCGGAACGGTCAACGAGTACGTCATCGCGAGCGTGATGCTCGTCGATGTGGATCAGCAGACGCTCGTCGTCGGACTGACCAAGCTGGTGGCGAACCCGCGTTACGCGGACTGGTCGGCCTTCTCGGCCGGCGCCGTCATGGCCGCGATCCCCGTCATGATCCTGTTCCTCTTCCTGCAGAAGTACATCGTCGGCGGGCTGACGGCCGGCGCGACGAAGGGCTGA
- a CDS encoding ABC transporter permease subunit — MTDTEERTAPPTRRQRQAAKIAEAASGPIGWMLLKIILLAIVDAIALYAAFVLFLHQEWLILGIVVAVAILVNYIYFSRKRIAAKYLTPGIIFLIVFQVFTLLYTGYIGFTNYGTGHNGTKDQAISSLLASAQERVEDSPTYPVKVVEQFGTYGLLVTDPESGDALLGTAEQPLADVDAEFEGGQAVAVDGWTTLPLATVFTLSSELEQLSVPFSDDPNDGSLRAPDGQKGYLYVSTLEYDAAADTITDSTTGTVYADTGDGAFTAEDGEQLLPGWQTTVGFDNFVRAVTDSSIRGPLISVTLWTFAFALISVATTFFLGLLLALVFNNTRMRFRNGYRIILILPYAFPAFLSALVWAGMMNESFGFINQVIFGGAAIPWLTDPTLAKVSVLLVNLWLGFPYMFLVCMGALQGIPEDVNEAAVMDGANPWQVFRRIKLPLLLVTVAPLLISSFAFNFNNFNLIYMLTNGGPRFSDVSIPVGHTDILISMVYKVAFTGQTRDYGLASAFTILIFIVVATISIISFRKTKALEELN, encoded by the coding sequence ATGACAGACACCGAAGAGCGCACCGCTCCTCCGACCCGACGCCAGCGACAGGCCGCGAAGATCGCGGAGGCCGCATCCGGCCCGATCGGCTGGATGCTGCTCAAGATCATCCTGCTGGCCATCGTCGACGCGATCGCCCTCTACGCCGCGTTCGTGCTCTTCCTGCATCAGGAATGGCTGATCCTCGGCATCGTCGTCGCGGTCGCGATCCTCGTCAACTACATCTACTTCTCCCGCAAGCGCATCGCGGCGAAGTACCTGACGCCCGGCATCATCTTCCTGATCGTGTTCCAGGTGTTCACACTGCTCTACACCGGCTACATCGGGTTCACGAACTACGGCACCGGTCACAACGGCACCAAGGACCAGGCGATCTCCTCGCTCCTCGCCTCGGCGCAGGAGCGGGTCGAGGACTCGCCGACGTACCCGGTGAAGGTTGTCGAGCAGTTCGGCACCTACGGTCTGCTCGTGACCGACCCGGAGTCGGGCGATGCTCTCCTCGGCACGGCCGAGCAGCCGCTGGCGGACGTCGACGCCGAGTTCGAGGGCGGCCAGGCAGTCGCGGTCGACGGGTGGACGACGCTCCCGCTCGCCACCGTCTTCACCCTCTCCAGCGAGCTGGAGCAGCTGTCGGTTCCGTTCAGCGACGACCCGAACGACGGCAGTCTGCGCGCGCCGGACGGGCAGAAGGGCTACCTGTACGTCTCGACGCTCGAGTACGACGCGGCCGCCGACACGATCACCGACAGCACCACGGGGACGGTCTACGCGGACACGGGCGACGGAGCCTTCACGGCGGAGGACGGGGAGCAGCTGCTGCCCGGCTGGCAGACCACCGTCGGCTTCGACAACTTCGTGCGCGCGGTCACCGACTCCTCGATCCGCGGGCCGCTCATCTCGGTGACGCTGTGGACCTTCGCGTTCGCACTGATCTCGGTCGCGACGACGTTCTTCCTCGGGCTCCTGCTGGCACTCGTCTTCAACAACACGCGGATGCGGTTCCGCAACGGCTACCGGATCATCCTGATCCTCCCGTACGCGTTCCCCGCCTTCCTCTCGGCCCTCGTCTGGGCCGGCATGATGAACGAGAGCTTCGGCTTCATCAACCAGGTCATCTTCGGCGGAGCCGCCATCCCGTGGCTGACGGATCCGACGCTGGCCAAGGTGTCGGTGCTGCTCGTGAACCTCTGGCTCGGCTTCCCGTACATGTTCCTCGTCTGCATGGGCGCCCTGCAGGGCATCCCGGAGGATGTGAACGAGGCGGCCGTCATGGACGGCGCGAACCCGTGGCAGGTCTTCCGCCGGATCAAGCTCCCGCTCCTGCTCGTCACCGTCGCCCCGCTGCTGATCTCGTCGTTCGCGTTCAACTTCAACAACTTCAACCTGATCTACATGCTCACCAACGGCGGGCCGCGCTTCAGCGACGTGTCCATCCCCGTCGGGCACACCGACATCCTGATCTCGATGGTCTACAAGGTGGCCTTCACCGGGCAGACCCGTGACTACGGCCTGGCTTCGGCGTTCACCATCCTGATCTTCATCGTGGTCGCGACCATCTCGATCATCAGCTTCCGCAAGACCAAGGCCCTCGAGGAGCTGAACTGA
- a CDS encoding sugar ABC transporter substrate-binding protein, with protein sequence MKVNKRGIVAAGAIAIVSTLTLAGCAAGTSGDDTSGSKDSSGKLVVWVDAERVDALQSAADSYQDKTGVKVELVGKSVDDMKDDFIQQVPTGKGPDVVMGAHDWLGELSTNGVVAPIELGDSSEDYLPVALQAATYEGTVYMLPYAVENIAVLRNADLVPTAPTSFDDMVSKGTFVVEQGAEGNPYHLYPFQTAFGAPVFGMDDSGSYDPTDLQLGSAGGFAFADWLGAQGAAGVLNTDVDGEIAKQQFLDGTAAFWLTGPWNVGAATDAGINVAIDPIPSPTGETASPFAGVKGFFVSSESKNKVAANDFLVNYIGTEDVQLELFKAGNVLPALTAAADTAASDPIIAGFQAVGADAVPMPAIPAMGSVWQYWGVAEAAIINGADPKATWQKLVDDVTAAIK encoded by the coding sequence ATGAAGGTGAACAAGAGGGGCATCGTCGCCGCAGGCGCCATCGCCATCGTTTCGACTCTGACGCTCGCCGGCTGCGCCGCAGGGACCAGCGGCGACGACACCTCCGGCTCGAAGGACAGCAGCGGGAAGCTGGTCGTCTGGGTCGACGCCGAGCGCGTCGACGCACTCCAGAGCGCTGCCGACTCGTACCAGGACAAGACCGGCGTCAAGGTCGAGCTGGTCGGCAAGTCGGTCGACGACATGAAGGACGACTTCATCCAGCAGGTCCCGACCGGCAAGGGCCCCGATGTCGTCATGGGCGCCCACGACTGGCTGGGCGAGCTCTCCACGAACGGCGTCGTCGCGCCGATCGAGCTGGGCGACAGCTCTGAGGACTACCTCCCCGTCGCGCTGCAGGCGGCCACCTACGAGGGCACGGTCTACATGCTTCCGTATGCCGTCGAGAACATCGCGGTGCTGCGCAACGCCGACCTGGTCCCGACCGCCCCGACGAGCTTCGACGACATGGTCTCCAAGGGCACGTTCGTCGTGGAGCAGGGCGCCGAGGGCAATCCGTACCACCTGTACCCGTTCCAGACGGCTTTCGGCGCTCCGGTCTTCGGCATGGATGACAGCGGCAGTTACGACCCCACCGACCTCCAGCTCGGCAGCGCGGGCGGCTTCGCCTTCGCTGACTGGCTCGGCGCGCAGGGTGCCGCGGGCGTGCTGAACACCGACGTCGACGGCGAGATCGCCAAGCAGCAGTTCCTCGACGGCACCGCCGCCTTCTGGCTGACCGGTCCGTGGAACGTCGGCGCGGCCACGGATGCCGGCATCAACGTCGCGATCGACCCGATCCCGAGCCCGACCGGGGAGACCGCGTCGCCGTTCGCCGGCGTCAAGGGCTTCTTCGTGAGCTCGGAGTCGAAGAACAAGGTCGCCGCGAACGACTTCCTCGTCAACTACATCGGCACGGAGGACGTGCAGCTCGAGCTGTTCAAGGCCGGCAACGTCCTGCCCGCGCTAACGGCCGCCGCCGACACCGCCGCCTCCGACCCGATCATCGCCGGCTTCCAGGCCGTGGGCGCCGACGCCGTCCCGATGCCCGCCATCCCGGCCATGGGCTCGGTGTGGCAGTACTGGGGCGTCGCCGAGGCCGCGATCATCAACGGCGCGGACCCGAAGGCGACGTGGCAGAAGCTCGTCGACGACGTGACCGCCGCGATCAAGTAA
- a CDS encoding YajQ family cyclic di-GMP-binding protein yields MADSSFDIVSKVDHQEAENALNQARKEIEQRYDFKGTGASIAWSGESILIIANTEERAKAVLDVFQSKLIKRGISLKSLDSGDPFASGKEFRIVSTLKDGISSENAKKINKIIRDEGPKGVKSQIQGDELRVQSKSRDDLQSVIALLKGSDLDLDLQFINYR; encoded by the coding sequence ATGGCTGACAGCTCATTTGACATCGTCTCCAAGGTGGATCACCAGGAGGCCGAGAACGCCCTGAACCAGGCCCGCAAGGAGATCGAGCAGCGCTACGACTTCAAGGGCACGGGTGCGTCGATCGCCTGGAGCGGCGAGAGCATCCTCATCATCGCGAACACCGAGGAGCGGGCGAAGGCCGTCCTCGACGTGTTCCAGTCCAAGCTCATCAAGCGCGGCATCTCCCTGAAGAGCCTGGACTCCGGCGACCCGTTCGCCAGTGGCAAGGAGTTCCGCATCGTCTCGACGCTCAAGGACGGCATCTCCTCGGAGAACGCGAAGAAGATCAACAAGATCATCCGCGATGAGGGCCCCAAGGGCGTCAAGAGCCAGATCCAGGGCGACGAACTGCGCGTCCAGTCCAAGAGCCGCGACGACCTCCAGTCGGTCATCGCCCTGCTGAAGGGGTCGGACCTCGACCTCGACCTGCAGTTCATCAACTACCGCTGA
- a CDS encoding GntR family transcriptional regulator encodes MGTTGSTSVGESKQLLAEEVFDYVGRQIIDGTLAAGERIRDVDVAEELHVSRTPVREALQRLERLGMVTMYPSRYTEVTEVTAETIAQSLEFAGYQAGVAARLAIPRLTAAEREHVVRLAVGMHASLDDAARTSDARWAVFAYLGEHSGNAQHRTLMEDASTVLFRNLRDWAVPTADRGRMRQVYIDFSDAVRKGDGAGAEHLVRAMYYL; translated from the coding sequence ATGGGAACCACGGGATCGACGAGCGTCGGCGAGAGCAAGCAGCTCCTGGCCGAAGAGGTCTTCGACTACGTCGGCAGACAGATCATCGACGGCACGCTGGCCGCGGGTGAACGCATCCGCGACGTCGACGTCGCCGAAGAGCTGCACGTCTCACGCACGCCGGTGCGCGAGGCGCTGCAACGGCTGGAGCGTCTCGGCATGGTGACGATGTATCCGAGCCGGTACACCGAGGTCACGGAGGTCACCGCGGAGACGATCGCGCAGTCCCTCGAGTTCGCGGGCTACCAGGCCGGCGTCGCCGCGCGCCTCGCGATCCCGCGGCTCACGGCGGCGGAGCGCGAGCACGTCGTACGACTCGCCGTCGGGATGCACGCCTCGCTCGACGACGCCGCGCGGACCTCGGACGCGCGCTGGGCGGTGTTCGCGTACCTCGGCGAGCACAGCGGCAACGCGCAGCATCGCACGCTGATGGAGGATGCGAGCACGGTGCTGTTCCGGAACCTGCGCGACTGGGCTGTGCCCACGGCCGACCGCGGCAGGATGCGTCAGGTGTACATCGACTTCAGCGACGCCGTCCGCAAGGGCGACGGTGCGGGCGCGGAGCACCTGGTCCGGGCGATGTACTACCTGTGA
- a CDS encoding alpha/beta hydrolase: MADWMPDVLGDEFEQLTLDLGSDDQGPVVATLVRALPTEPGWWDRVRGERPLLDGVDVLYVHGWSDYFFQKRLARFWTSRGARFFALDLRKYGRSLREGQTPGYIADLATYDEDIAAALDAMGRGEGGTHTGRRLVLLGHSTGGLTLSLWASRHPDAADAVILNSPWLEFQFAPARAAIAPMVELQARLRPLEAAPQVDLGFYTRAQQEVADPDDPMDVNLEWRPTQTMAVYAGWLHAILSGHKAVAAGLSITAPVCVLLSARFVPPTRWSEDLTSADSVLVVDDIARAALRLGSTVTVERIDGALHDVFLSRHEAREDAYRRLERWVTGWCAAG; this comes from the coding sequence ATGGCCGACTGGATGCCCGATGTGCTCGGCGACGAGTTCGAGCAGCTGACGCTCGACCTCGGCTCGGACGATCAGGGACCGGTGGTGGCGACCCTGGTCCGTGCCCTCCCGACCGAGCCGGGGTGGTGGGACCGCGTGCGCGGGGAGCGTCCCCTCCTCGACGGCGTCGATGTGCTGTACGTGCACGGCTGGTCGGACTACTTCTTCCAGAAGCGGCTGGCGCGGTTCTGGACCTCGCGGGGAGCCCGTTTCTTCGCTCTCGACCTGCGCAAGTACGGCCGCAGCCTCCGTGAAGGCCAGACCCCCGGGTACATCGCCGACCTCGCGACCTACGACGAGGACATCGCGGCGGCCCTCGACGCGATGGGTCGGGGCGAGGGGGGAACCCATACCGGGCGACGCCTCGTGCTGCTCGGACACTCCACGGGCGGACTCACGCTGAGCCTGTGGGCATCCCGGCATCCGGATGCGGCGGACGCGGTGATCCTGAACAGTCCGTGGCTCGAGTTCCAGTTCGCACCCGCCAGGGCGGCGATCGCGCCGATGGTCGAGCTGCAGGCGCGGCTCCGTCCGCTGGAGGCCGCTCCGCAGGTCGACCTGGGGTTCTACACGCGCGCGCAGCAGGAGGTCGCGGATCCCGATGATCCGATGGACGTGAACCTCGAGTGGCGCCCGACCCAGACCATGGCCGTGTACGCGGGCTGGCTGCACGCGATCCTCTCCGGACACAAGGCGGTGGCGGCCGGCCTGTCGATCACGGCTCCGGTGTGCGTGCTGCTCTCGGCGCGCTTCGTGCCCCCGACCCGGTGGTCGGAGGATCTCACGTCCGCCGACTCGGTGCTGGTCGTCGACGACATCGCCCGCGCCGCTCTCCGTCTCGGGTCCACCGTCACGGTGGAGCGCATCGACGGTGCCCTGCACGACGTCTTCCTGTCCCGCCACGAGGCGCGGGAAGACGCCTATCGCCGTCTGGAGCGCTGGGTCACGGGCTGGTGCGCCGCCGGCTGA
- a CDS encoding FAD-dependent oxidoreductase yields MTKLRLAIVGAGPAGIYAADILLKAERKFDVSIDLFEQLPAPYGLVRYGVAPDHPRIKGIITALRDVLDRGDIRLFGNVRFGEDITLEDLKKHYNAVIFATGAIRDTSLEIPGIDAVGSYGAADYVSWFDGHPDVPREWPLDAASVGVLGNGNVALDVARMLAKHAEDLLVTEVPANVYEGLQASEVTDVHVFGRRGPAQVKFTPLELRELGELRDVDMVVYDEDFDYDDAAKDAVASNKQVMVIDRILQSWRKRDSVNNAGGTASRRLHLHFWAKPVEVRKDENGRVAALVYERTQPDGQGGAVGTGELREVPLQALYRAIGYFGSPLPGVPFDKKHGVIPNREGQVLAKDSNERVPGIYATGWIKRGPVGLIGHTKSDAMETVRHIINDQGSWWHAEDPSEEAIPALLEERGVQWTDLDGWHRLDEHEIALGAPAERARVKVVPRDEMVRVSRGE; encoded by the coding sequence ATGACCAAGCTCAGACTGGCCATCGTCGGTGCGGGCCCCGCCGGCATCTACGCCGCGGACATCCTCCTGAAGGCCGAGCGCAAGTTCGACGTCTCGATCGACCTCTTCGAGCAGCTCCCCGCTCCGTACGGGCTGGTGCGGTACGGGGTCGCTCCCGACCACCCCCGCATCAAGGGCATCATCACGGCTCTCCGCGACGTGCTGGACCGCGGTGACATCCGCCTGTTCGGCAACGTGCGCTTCGGTGAGGACATCACCCTCGAAGACCTCAAGAAGCACTACAACGCGGTGATCTTCGCGACCGGTGCGATCCGCGACACCTCGCTCGAGATCCCGGGGATCGACGCGGTCGGCTCCTACGGCGCGGCCGACTACGTCAGCTGGTTCGACGGGCACCCCGACGTGCCGCGCGAGTGGCCGCTGGACGCCGCCTCGGTCGGTGTGCTCGGCAACGGCAACGTCGCACTCGACGTCGCACGCATGCTCGCCAAGCATGCCGAGGATCTGCTCGTCACCGAGGTCCCCGCGAACGTCTACGAGGGCCTCCAGGCCAGCGAGGTCACCGACGTCCACGTCTTCGGCCGTCGTGGCCCCGCGCAGGTGAAGTTCACGCCCCTCGAGCTCCGCGAGCTCGGCGAGCTGCGCGACGTCGACATGGTCGTCTACGACGAGGACTTCGACTACGACGACGCCGCGAAGGATGCCGTCGCCAGCAACAAGCAGGTCATGGTCATCGACCGCATCCTGCAGTCCTGGCGCAAGCGCGACTCGGTCAACAACGCCGGAGGCACGGCGTCGCGTCGACTGCACCTGCACTTCTGGGCCAAGCCGGTCGAGGTCCGCAAGGACGAGAACGGTCGCGTCGCTGCCCTCGTGTACGAGCGCACCCAGCCCGACGGCCAGGGCGGCGCGGTGGGCACCGGCGAGCTGCGCGAGGTGCCGCTCCAGGCGCTCTACCGTGCGATCGGCTACTTCGGCTCGCCGCTGCCCGGCGTGCCCTTCGACAAGAAGCACGGCGTGATCCCGAACCGCGAGGGCCAGGTGCTCGCGAAGGACTCGAACGAGCGCGTCCCCGGCATCTACGCGACCGGATGGATCAAGCGCGGCCCGGTCGGCCTGATCGGTCACACCAAGTCCGACGCCATGGAGACCGTGCGGCACATCATCAACGACCAGGGTTCCTGGTGGCACGCAGAGGACCCCTCGGAGGAGGCCATCCCGGCACTCCTGGAGGAGCGCGGCGTGCAGTGGACCGACCTGGACGGATGGCACCGCCTCGACGAGCACGAGATCGCCCTCGGTGCGCCGGCGGAGCGCGCTCGCGTCAAGGTCGTCCCGCGCGACGAGATGGTCCGCGTCTCGCGCGGCGAGTAG
- a CDS encoding polyprenyl synthetase family protein, with amino-acid sequence MTSSPIAPGSRLASRLGFSDRVFIGPAARRVAHAIEDGLELVETGLAEDVRVADPLADAASRYLYEAGGKRIRPVLTLLAAQLGDGNRTEVIDVAKALEITHLGSLYHDDVMDGADRRRGVPAAHAVWGNNIAILTGDILFSRASQLMSRLGERAIRLQADTFERLVLGQMHETLGPQEGDDPIAFYIQVLADKTGSLIAAATQGGVIFSNAPSEYEEPLRVYGEKIGVAFQLLDDVIDLSAKPEETGKVPGTDLRAGVPTMPYLLLKAEGDAASVDLAARIDDGVALIADGADPAILDGPLDELRDHAVTQKTLELAHTWTQDAIDALGPLPRGTVREALTRFAETLAERSS; translated from the coding sequence GTGACTTCGAGCCCCATCGCCCCGGGTTCGCGACTGGCGAGCCGTCTCGGCTTCAGCGATCGCGTCTTCATCGGCCCCGCCGCGCGTCGTGTCGCCCACGCGATCGAAGACGGCCTCGAGCTCGTCGAGACCGGACTCGCGGAAGACGTGCGCGTCGCCGACCCTCTGGCCGATGCCGCCAGCCGCTACCTGTACGAGGCCGGTGGCAAGCGCATCCGTCCCGTGCTCACGCTCCTGGCCGCTCAACTGGGAGACGGCAACAGGACCGAGGTGATCGACGTCGCCAAGGCGCTCGAGATCACGCACCTCGGATCCCTGTACCACGACGACGTCATGGACGGCGCCGATCGCCGCCGCGGAGTGCCGGCCGCGCACGCGGTGTGGGGCAACAACATCGCGATCCTCACCGGCGACATCCTGTTCTCCCGTGCCAGCCAGCTGATGTCGCGTCTCGGCGAGCGTGCGATCCGGCTGCAGGCCGACACGTTCGAGCGTCTCGTCCTCGGACAGATGCACGAGACGCTCGGCCCGCAGGAGGGCGACGACCCGATCGCGTTCTACATCCAGGTGCTCGCCGACAAGACCGGCTCGCTGATCGCCGCCGCCACGCAGGGCGGGGTGATCTTCTCCAACGCTCCCTCGGAGTACGAGGAGCCCCTGCGCGTCTACGGCGAGAAGATCGGCGTCGCGTTCCAGCTGCTCGACGACGTGATCGACCTGTCGGCGAAGCCGGAGGAGACCGGGAAGGTCCCCGGCACCGACCTGCGCGCCGGCGTCCCGACCATGCCCTACCTGCTGCTCAAGGCCGAGGGCGATGCGGCATCCGTCGACCTCGCGGCGCGGATCGACGACGGGGTCGCCCTCATCGCCGACGGCGCCGATCCCGCGATCCTCGACGGACCGCTGGACGAGCTGCGCGACCACGCCGTGACGCAGAAGACCCTGGAACTCGCCCATACCTGGACCCAGGATGCGATCGATGCACTCGGACCGCTGCCGCGCGGCACGGTGCGCGAGGCGCTGACCCGATTCGCTGAGACCCTCGCCGAACGCTCCAGCTGA